The Acomys russatus chromosome 11, mAcoRus1.1, whole genome shotgun sequence genome contains the following window.
CCCTGTAATGAATGACCCCACTGCAGGAGAGAGCGGGAATACTCCAAGTTTATAGAAGTGCTCTGACTTCCCCATAGCAACCAGTGTGATATTATCAACAGGGattaatgtggtctgatgcccaaGCAGTAGCTGTTGCCCTTGTGTCAAGGCCCTCTAggacaggaaagaggagagaggggggaggcgGATAGCATCCAGTGTGGCCATGGCGGGAaaagtgtgggtgtgtgggggctGGCTGGAAATGGAGCAGCCAAGGGATACCTCAGCTCCCCTGGGCTGCTATGAGACTATGGGGAAGCTCCACCAGACACGGCGAGAGCCACAGGATGCTTGCTTGGGTACCTACGGCTTCTTACCGGTTGAACTTGGGTTTATCCTTTGGTACGAATCCTTCTGGAAGCCGTGGCCTATGATCTGGGAACAGACCTGAGTGGAAGGAAGAACATATAAGGGCTTGGTCTCCATAATTCTGAAAGGGCCAGGGGTAAAGGCCATGGGAGTGGGGATCAGGGGACACGGCCTTGGGGGTACAAACAATATTCTCTTCCAGCTGTGTCAGCTGGCCGGGAAGAGGACCCTGGAGCCCCTCCCACCCCTTTTAGTCTTGGATAATTCAACCTGCTCGGTGAGCCATCTTCACACACTCCTCGATTTTTCGGTGTTCTTCCCGGCATAAGCCTGTGACCCTCCGGGGCAGCATGCCTCCATGAGGCCGGATGAACTGACTGAGCAGCAGCACATCCTAATGGAAGCCAAGAAGAGGGATGTGTGTCAGCTAGGCCagctgcatgctgggaactggagCCGTTGGCTCTGCAGGGATCCCAGCACAATAACTCAGTAGATTTCTATTCCCCACTGCCAAGCAAAGGGCTCCCAGCACCTTCCCAAAAATCTTCTGACACATCAGGTGAGACCAGACATGCGCAGTGAATGTTTTCTACCAGTCTTTCCTGGTAGTAAAATGTCTGGTGGTCATTTTCCTCTGCTGAGATGGCACGTGCAAAGCATTTCCACAAGAGGAAATGCCCGTTCCACCTCAGTCCCCAGAACCTAGATGGCACAGGCGAAGTTCATATAGACAACTGTTCCTGCTCAGGTGCTAGGCGGGCATCTGAGCtgagagggaggggatggggttGTGAATTCAGTCCCTTCCTAAGCCGTTATCCAGACTGGAACGGGCCCTTGGGCTTCCTTGTGGCCCCGCCCCCTAACAAACTGTAGAGTAAGTCTAGCAAAAGGGACAAACCCTCTCCCCCACCATAAATGGCTCAACATGTTACATAACACTTGCCCCTACCAGGGCCCAATGTCAGCCTCAGCCACTGTCATTTCTCAATCTGCTGCCCTGGCTGCCTTTGCCGTATGCCTGCAGAATTGAACACTGAAGAGCTCCTGGGGACCCAGGCCCGGAACTCTCAGCTCTACACTCTTCAGAAGCCACAGCTAACATGCTGGCTTGCATCCTCAGCACTGTGCACTGCAGGCTGCCAAGCCAGCTGACAGTTGTACAGGGTTTGGGCCAATAGTGCTCCTagtggaaagaggaaaaaggaaaaacaactttAGCCTTTACCTTGGAGAGCATTCTCctggaaaaacaaagccaaatcaAGTTCCTGGAAATGACCAGTAGGACAGTGGCCCTGGGTGGCTGGGCAGGTGTGGGCTTTGCCTGCCTATGTGCAGCAGAGATCCCAGGCATCCCTGAATATTCCCTGACATCCACGGGACGAGAAGCTCAGAGCCCAGCCTTCTGCTGCACTCAAGGCACTTATTTTCCAAGGACCCAGGGTGGGGTGAGAGCCCTGCTCCTGCCCCCACGGCCGGGGGTGGACTGAAGCCCAGGTTCCCAGCCCAGATTAGTTGGGTCACTGTGTTCAGATCTTCCTGCTCTTATCACCTGACCAGGATCTCTGCCCTTAGTCACCCTGTGCCTTAAAGGGGAACCAGGACAACACAGGTCACACTGGCCCAGAGCCCGAACCATCTGAAACCTTAATGTAGAGTGCTTGTGTCACCAGTGGGAGTTCTGAGAACAACTGTGGGGTCTCCAGGACTGGCCCTATCTCTCTGTAGGGCAGCAGTGAGCATAGCACGGGCTCTGTCCAGCTTCTGACACTCAGTGCTGGGCAGCAAGTTTATTAATTTCTCCATGTTCGTGATTTCCTCATGAAAAAGTCCCTACTCTGTGGGGTTAATCAGAAATCTAAGGGCTGGtaaatggctcagccagtaaatgTACTTGCTGCCATGTAACtatctgaatttgatccctaggaccAAATGCAGGAAGGAGAGCCACTTGCATGTGCAGTGGCATCTGTGCCCTTACACATCTACACATCCCAAAAcacaaccaaccaagcaaagTGAGCTACATAAGGCCCATGGAGGCTCGGGATAGGGGCTATGGAGCACGCCCCACACCTGCCATGCTGCCAGCTGCTGGATACAGTCACGATCATCTCCTTTCCCAGAAGCAGCTGTTCTGGAAGAGCTGCAGCAACCAAGTGGCCTGGAGCTCCACCGTGAGGACTACCATGTCTGCAGATCACACTGTGAGCCACCTCATTACCTAAGGGGAGGAGAGCCAAATCCAGTCCCAATGCCATCCCCATGAGAACGGGCCCTGCCATTCTGAACAAGGCCACAGACTTAGCCAGTCCAGTCCCACAACCCGTGAGAACTTTAAAAACGCCAAGCTGAACAGGTCTGTCTGAGGCTGAACTGTAGGAGCGATGGTTTTCCTTTAGGAACAAAAGAAACGCACGTGCAGAAgtggtttgcctgtatgtatatgcacacataccacacgcCTGCCAGTATCCTTCGGGGAcaaagaggacactggattttctggaactggagtgactcgtggttgtgagctgctgcgtgggtgctaggaactgaattagCACCTTTTGCGAGAGATgcaaatgctcttagctgctaagccgtctctctagccccatattttttcttttttttaaaaaatatttttgagattttcacttttattttatgcatatatgtattttggctgcatgcatacatgagcaccatatgcatgcagtacctgcagaggccagaagagggtagtgGATTCTTTGGAACTTGATCTATACAGTTTTTACCACTATGTTCATGCTAAGAGCTGAAACCCTGTCCTCTGgaagtgcttaaccactgagccatcactccagccatCAGCCCAGAATTTATTAAAGCTCCTTAGAGTCTAACACACAGCCAGGGCTGACGGCTACTGCTGCTGTCTTTGATGGCCTTGTGGAAGGCGGCTGACACTGTGTGAGAACAATGCTCAGGCAGAGAGGACTCCGCCACCAGTGAGCGCAGGGGACGTCTTTGCAGCCACACTCACCTCATAGGTATATTTGTGCTTCAGGTTCCAGCGGCAGATGGGGCACTGTCCTGAGGGGTTAGGGGGATCTGGGGTTGCCTTGGGAGTTTCTGTGATTCGGCCTTCAATCtaagaagcaggaagaaaagagccagTATGAGCGCCTGGGCCAGGCTGCACGTCTGTACATTTGAGCGCACCTTGCATGAATGCAGTCAAAGCTGACTGGGCAGGGGAGAGGGCGTCTCAGGGTAGCAGCTAACAGGCCTGTGTGTGTGATGATCTGCAGCTGCTATACGCTTCGCCTTGGCCTCAGGGATGTAGTTTGGAGGCCAGACAGGTGatgcatccctgtaatcccaggaccaggtggcaaaggcaggaagactgtTCAAGGCTATGCTGGGCTACACAGTATTAAGTGCCAAGCCAGCAGGGGCTATACAGTAAGactctggcctcaaacccagacaAAACAGCAATGACAACGTCGACAAGACATACAAACTGCTCATGAGCTCTGGTTCTTCCtaacacagttcctcatcttgtggtgaccctcaaccatacaattattttcattgcagcttcatgactgtaattttgctatagttatgaattgtaatgtaaacatctgttttCTGACGGCATTTTGGGGGTGGAGACCCACAGGTGGAGGACCGCTGCACTAGAGGGAGGGGCTTGCTGTATCAGTTGgatgctcttttccttcttcaacaAACTACAATAAAATACCTGAACCCCAGgcttcctccctgccccaggaAGGTAGCACAGCACATGGCTAAAAGTTGCAAATGGCACAGAGATGCACCATTCAAAGAACGCTTTCACCCATTCTGTAAATTTATCTGCAGAGGAGAGCACTGGTTCAAGCTTTattcaagacagccaagtctCTGCTAGCAGGTCCCAACCAGGTGAACCCTCGCCCCAATCTGGCCACGTCTGGGGACATTTCTGATGGCACAACTCGGGGAAGGGGTACTATGAGCATCTAGCAAGGATGCATAGGGGAGCTCTCACAACAAAGAgtgccagccaaggctgcagctgGGAACCCTGGGAACAGCAAGGCAAGCAGGTGTGTGTGaactgcttctctctccctctgcaaacaaatagaaaacagacGAAACACAATACCAGTCTTCTTCTGAAAACATCCAGAGTCTCACTGGGGAGCCCTAGTTGGCTTGGAAGTGTCAtgtatagcaggctggcctcacacttacaatgagcctcttgcctctgcttcctgagttctggaattatagTTTTCTAACTTCTACCATTTTGGATAACACCTTTTAAATACCCTGCAGAGGCCACATGTGGCATGATCTTCCCAACATGGATGTTCCCTGTGACCCAGCCTTGCAATGGCTAAGTGTCCTAAAGTGATGATCTTGCAGTCAGCTCCAATTGTAGGCAGAGCTTAGCAGGCCTCTCTGCGTCTGAGCCTGAGAGCATGGTGGGATGGATCTGAGAGACATTGGAATAAAAGTAGCCCTGTGTCCTGGGCTGGGATTGGCCAAGGGAAAGGGGCTAGAAGTTCAGCTTAGTTATTCCAGGCACCACTATGCACCCCCACTTCTACCATGGCAACCCTAAACATGTCAGTGAGAAGCTGTG
Protein-coding sequences here:
- the Mrps18a gene encoding 39S ribosomal protein S18a, mitochondrial, coding for MAALRALLSGCGRQLQGFLTGPAATGWFWLPARGLREVVEIQEGKTTVIEGRITETPKATPDPPNPSGQCPICRWNLKHKYTYEDVLLLSQFIRPHGGMLPRRVTGLCREEHRKIEECVKMAHRAGLFPDHRPRLPEGFVPKDKPKFNRYLTRWAPRSVKPIYKKGHRWNKVGMAVGSPLLKDNVCYSRRPLKLMH